In Aspergillus oryzae RIB40 DNA, chromosome 6, one genomic interval encodes:
- a CDS encoding uncharacterized protein (predicted protein), which translates to MVFLDLYVLHSSVSLPPIPSTTVVSSHSILAFLIYSVQGTMRSSVLLLSTLAGSALALPGVFPRGFNTTSPSHSATHSHTLLPTGGGGGEKPTETGKGGESQTTTAPGGSGSVPGTTVTSTITDTITKTTFKPCSTPVHTEGGTTYYSSWVTASTYETTTCYTTTTVLTSTPTAAPTAPAETTVAPAPSGGHGSETCPPASTVTVYVTVGNGGSGATNTVAPGGQGGHHCERCETITYTNTQGYTTTIVIPPIAEPTGTETEKTTTTEVPSTTETNKPTGTGSHPTHTKPTGTGNGPAPTETKTWHGGAHSGVRN; encoded by the exons atggtcttTCTAGATCTATACGTCTTGCACTCTAGCGTTAGCTTACCACCAATACCAAGCACTACGGTCGTTTCTTCTCACTCGATTCTAGCCTTC CTGATCTATTCAGTCCAAGGCACCATGCGTTCTTCTGTACTCTTGCTGTCTACCCTCGCCGGCTCTGCCCTCGCGTTGCCGGGAGTTTTCCCTCGCGGTTTTAATACAACTTCTCCCTCTCACAGCGCCACCCACTCTCATACCCTTCTTCCCACCGGCGGTGGCGGCGGAGAGAAGCCCACGGAGACAGGAAAGGGTGGTGAGTCTCAGACTACCACCGCTCCTGGAGGCTCTGGCTCTGTTCCCGGAACTACTGTGACTTCAACCATCACCGACACCATTACCAAGACGACCTTCAAGCCCTGTTCCACCCCAGTCCACACCGAAGGTGGCACTACCTACTATAGCTCCTGGGTGACTGCTTCTACCTATGAGACTACCACCTGctacaccaccaccactgtCTTGACTTCCACCCCTACTGCCGCTCCCACTGCCCCTGCCGAGACCACTGTCGCCCCTGCTCCCAGTGGTGGTCATGGCTCCGAGACCTGTCCTCCTGCCTCCACCGTGACCGTGTATGTCACTGTCGGCAACGGGGGCTCTGGTGCTACCAACACCGTTGCTCCCGGTGGCCAGGGCGGACACCACTGCGAGCGCTGCGAGACCATTACTTATACCAACACTCAGGGCTACACTACTACCATCGTGATCCCTCCCATCGCAGAGCCCACTGGCACTGAGACCGAGAAGACCACAACCACCGAGGTCCCCTCCACCACTGAGACCAACAAGCCCACGGGCACTGGATCCCACCCCACCCACACCAAGCCGACAGGGACTGGCAATGGACCCGCTCCCACTGAGACTAAGACCTGGCACGGTGGTGCCCACAGTGGTGTC